In Chryseobacterium turcicum, a single window of DNA contains:
- a CDS encoding helix-turn-helix domain-containing protein, translating into MKHYNDISSFSKDIGEEVPEHPLFNISFGHKKNEGIDDIVFTAGFYIISFQKIISGEITYGKKEFDYGRGKMVFFKPNQTVTFKNVKLEDECFLITIDEDFLSGTAVNKEIKSYGYFEYEINEALNLSPAEEETIWNLVRIMHQEIHNNTDNYSKRILLAHLGTLLTYSQRFYKRQFINRLEIIGTFANRFQQLLNDYYDKNLVQQSGLPTVSYMAEKFNVSSRYLSDLLKQETGKTALELIHIHLIKEAKNLLIEGKMNISEISFTLGFENPNYFARLFKKEVGTPPNIFRENHLN; encoded by the coding sequence GATATTGGCGAAGAAGTTCCTGAGCATCCTTTGTTCAATATTTCCTTCGGACATAAAAAAAATGAAGGTATTGATGATATCGTTTTTACTGCGGGATTTTATATCATTTCATTTCAGAAAATTATTTCCGGTGAAATTACATATGGTAAAAAGGAATTTGACTATGGCAGAGGTAAAATGGTATTTTTTAAGCCTAATCAAACAGTTACTTTTAAGAATGTAAAGCTGGAAGATGAATGCTTTTTAATTACAATTGATGAAGATTTTCTTTCAGGAACTGCTGTCAATAAGGAAATTAAAAGTTATGGTTATTTTGAGTACGAGATCAATGAAGCCCTCAATCTTTCGCCTGCGGAAGAAGAAACAATTTGGAATCTCGTAAGGATAATGCATCAGGAAATTCATAATAATACGGACAATTATAGTAAACGTATTCTGTTGGCTCATCTAGGAACTTTATTGACCTATTCTCAGCGTTTTTACAAAAGACAGTTCATCAATCGTTTAGAGATAATTGGAACATTTGCCAATAGGTTTCAGCAATTGCTCAACGATTACTACGATAAAAATCTAGTCCAACAGTCCGGTCTTCCGACAGTTTCGTATATGGCTGAAAAATTTAATGTTTCCTCACGATATTTAAGTGACCTTCTTAAACAGGAAACAGGTAAAACAGCGCTCGAATTAATCCATATTCATTTGATAAAAGAAGCAAAAAATCTTCTTATAGAAGGAAAAATGAATATCTCCGAAATTTCTTTTACGCTGGGATTTGAAAACCCTAATTACTTTGCGAGACTTTTTAAAAAAGAGGTTGGTACTCCACCTAACATTTTTAGGGAAAACCATTTAAACTAA